From Cannabis sativa cultivar Pink pepper isolate KNU-18-1 chromosome 8, ASM2916894v1, whole genome shotgun sequence, a single genomic window includes:
- the LOC115698841 gene encoding vascular-related unknown protein 1 produces MEKYNSNSSSMTKPINSSPNSEYYSEESGWTAYFQDFSNNNNNNNNIDHKNDDDDEEGSLISYGSSLVSDAASYAAWKISNQRDHHNLQFPAGTNPSIAAGGSRPPPKKLTFKRTRTKVISSDDSLEDTASSPVNSPKVGDLKRAIDMKNKHAGDHFLENNSLGKRGGTLEYYSEMQGSEERSVVDFNEPINECIDLKKRGLCLVPMSMLVNYLG; encoded by the exons ATGGAGAAATATAATAGCAACTCATCTTCTATGACCAAACCAATTAATTCCTCTCCTAATTCAGAATATTACAGTGAAGAGAGTGGTTGGACAGCTTATTTTCAAGATTtctccaacaacaacaacaacaataataatattgatcataaaaatgatgatgatgatgaagaagggAGTTTGATCTCATATGGCTCTTCCTTGGTCTCTGATGCTGCTTCTTATGCTGCATGGAAAATCTCCAACCAAAGAGATCATCACAATCTTCAATTCCCAGCAGGGACCAACCCGTCCATCGCTGCCGGAGGATCCCGGCCGCCGCCCAAGAAGCTGACTTTTAAGAGAACAAGAACCAAAGTAATTTCTTCAGATGATTCTTTAGAAGATACTGCTAGTTCCCCAGTCAATAGTCCCAAG GTTGGTGATCTGAAACGGGCGATTGATATGAAAAACAAACACGCGGGTGATCATTTTCTTGAGAACAATTCTCTG GGTAAAAGAGGTGGTACGTTAGAGTACTATTCAGAAATGCAGGGATCAGAAGAAAGGAGTGTAGTGGATTTCAATGAACCAATTAATGAGTGTATAGACTTAAAGAAAAGAGGGTTATGTTTGGTTCCCATGTCCATGTTAGTGAATTATCTTGGTTAa